One Archangium violaceum genomic window, CCACCTCCACCCCGACCTACACCGATTCCTCGGCTCAACCCGTCCGTCCGTAGGCGAGCCGCTCGGAGCTCCGCCGGATGCGGGCGGCCTCCTCGGTGAGCCCCGCAGCTTCCAGTTGTGCGAGGACCCAATCCAGCGCCGCCGCCATGGTGGGAGCGACATAGTACGGGGCGGGCATGGGCTTGAGGTGGAAGATGACGTCACCACCAGCCGGACCACGGGCGAGGTGATGATGAGGCTGGGCCGAGCCCCACCCGTCGGAAGAGCTCCTCATGCCTTCGCGGCCTCCTACGGCGCATGACATCGCCAGGCTTCGGGCATGAACCCGCGCTCCCACCAGGAGGGTTCGAGCACACGGCCCGAGAGGTGGCGGCTCCGTCTCGGCCGGGGCTGCTGACGGCGGTGTTCGGGGGCTGGTGCATCCGGGCTACCTTCCCTCCATGTCCCGTGCCTCACGCCTGCTCGATCTCCTCCAGTTGCTGCGCCGCCACCGCGCGCCGATCTCCGGCCCGGCGCTGGCCGAGGAGCTCGGCATTTCCATCCGCACCCTCTATCGCGATATCGCAACACTGCAGGCGCAGGGCGCCGATATCCAGGGTGAACCGGGCCTCGGGTATGTGCTGCGCCCCGGCTTCACCCTCCCCCCCCTGATGTTCTCGGCCGACGAAATCGAAGCATTGGTGCTCGGTTCGCGCTGGGTCGCGGCGCGGGGCGATGCGCGGCTCGGGGCCGCAGCGGACAACGCCGTGGCGAAGATCCGCGCCGTGCTGCCCGATTACCTCCGCGAGCGCGTCGATGCCGCCACCCTCACCGTGCCGATGATCCGCGGCGAGCCGGTCTCCATCGATGCCTCGGTGATCCGTGACGCGATCCGCGAGGAGCAGAAGCTCCTCATCACCTATCGCGACAATGACGGCGCCGACACGACCCGCACCATCTGGCCCCTGCTGATCGGCTTCTTCGACAAGGTGCTGGTGCTCGCCGCCTGGTGCGAGCTCCGGAAGGATTACCGCGCCTTCCGCGTCGACCGCATCCAGTCGGTCCAGCCGAAGGACGAGCGCTATCCGCGCCGCCGTGCCTCCCTGGTCAAGGAGTGGCGGGCCAGGCAGCACCTTCCCGCTACTGCCGGAAACTGACAGTCGCAAGGCGCAAACCATCCCCATCCACCCGATGGAGATGCACATGCGTACCCTCAACTACCTGCTGCTTGCCGTCCGCGATCCACTCAAGAGCGCCGAGCTCTATTCGAAGCTCCTCGGTCGCGAGCCAGTCGAGAAGACCAGGTCCTTCGTTCTCTATGTGCTGCCGAACGGCCTGAAGATCGGCCTCTGGCTCGCCGACGAGGTGGAGCCGAAACCGAAGCCCGCTGGAGGCGTCGAGATCTCCTTCAGCGAGGAGAGCAAGGACGCCGTCCGCGCGACCTATGCCGAGTGGACCCGGCTCGGCCTCAAGGTGGTGCAGGAGCCCACCGACATGGATTTCGGCTTCACCTTCGTGGTCGAGGACCCGGACGGGCATCGCCTCCGCCCCTTCGTCCTCGCCAGCAATCCGCGTTAGCGCCTGCTTCGGCGGCGGAGCAGGGCCAGGAAGGTTCCCGCCATCGCGAGAATCCACACGGGCGAGCTCCCCGTGGCGGAGCAACCGCCCTGGTCATCATCACCTTCGTCGCCCGTGCCGCCCGAGCCCGCGTCGGGTGAGTCCGTGCCCGCGTCAGGTGAGCCGTTGCCCACGGTCACGCTCCACTTCGTGGCCGCGGGCTTGTCGCCATCGCTGCCCAGGTCCGCGTTGGCGGAATTGCCGGCACCAAAGAGCGTGAGGGTGACATCCGTGGAGGGCGCGACCAGGGAGAAGTCGAAACGAAGCTCGTTGCCATTGAAGGCCTTGGGCGCGGAGTGGGTGAGCTCGCCCCCCAGCTTCCTCAGGCCCTCTCCGGCCTGGAGGATCGCCGCCGCGTTGTCCACGGCGATGTCCACACCTCCCACTTTCGCGGCCCCACCCCGGATGATGAACGAGAACTGGCCCGTCTCTCCCGGGGCGAGCGTCGTGGGGCCCTGGAACTCGACGGTGGGGCTCGGCCCCCCCTTGTGACACATGTTGCACGCGGCCCCCTCCTTGCCGGACTGCCCGGTGATGCCCGTGCTGGTGGCAAGGGCAGGAGTCGACGACAACCAGACAGCAACCACGCCCGCGGTACGGAAGGCAAAACGCATCGGACCTCCATGATTGGTTAACGCAATGGTGTTGTCACAACGGAGATGGCTCCCCCCATCCGAACGGGTCTTGCCCATCAGGAGCGAGGGGAGCCACGGGATGTCCTCGAAAGCGCGGGTGCTCTAGCGCAGCTGGAGGAAGGAGAAGGCGAGCCCTTGCGTGGTCACGGTGGGCCTGCCGCTCTCGCCCAGCACGTGCAGGGTCGTCGACGCGCTGCCCGCCCCGAATTCGGAGTAGAGGGTCTGATTCTGCGACTCGAAGAGGAAGACACTGCCCGTGGTGGACGGGAAGTCCGTCCTCCGCGTCGCGGTCAGGGTGTCGAGCTTCAACTGCCACCACTGCCAACCGGTCCCGCTCGCCACGGTACGGGGATGGGTGCCCTCGTTCACGGGGGCAATGCTCTCATCGAGCACACGCACGTAGGCCGTCCCCTGGGGACCGGGGATGAGCGCGCCCGCGGTGCCTCCGCCCACCAGCGAGTCGAGCTCCTTGTAGAAGGAGGGATCGAAGGTGCGCGTCTGGGGATCGAACTTGAGCAGGCACGGCTCCGGCGTGTCCCTTCCCTCCACCCGGAACACCGCGGCGCCGTACGCCTCCGTCGCGATGTAGACCTTGCCATCAGGGCCGACGGCGGCATCGTGCGTGTAGCCGCACCGGTCATCCATCGCGATGGTGGGCTCATCCGTCCGCGTGTCGACGGAGACGACGCCCGCCTTCTTGGTGATTCCCACTCCCGAGACCGGACGCCAGCCCACGGGCATGATGATCTGGTTGTCGAGGTGCACGATCGCCCCCGAGAAGGACAGGATCGTGTTCGGGATGTTCAGCGCGTCGAGGGGGATGGTCTTCGTGACCGTCATCTCGGTGGGATTCCAGATGACGAACTGGGCGGTGGTCCCGTCGAAGTAGTACGCCTTGGTCGCCGAGATGAACTGGAAGTTGTTCTGGTACTCCCCGAGCGACGAGATGCCCTGGCCCTCGAGGCTCAGGGTGCCCGCCTGCTCCAGGCCGCCGCTGCTCGTCAGGTCGTAGCGGGTGATCGTCGCGCTCTCGTCACTCACCACATAGAGCGAGCCCGACTTGGGAATGCCCACGCCGAGCGCGCGGCCGGGAACCTTGACGGCGTTGTCCAGCGAGAGCGTCGCGGTCTGCTCCGCCTGGTCCGTCACGATGACGTAGCTCTCCATCGGATCCGAGGAGAACAGCTGCGTGGTGATGGCGTACAGCGGCCCGTCATCGCCGTTGCCCGGGCCCTCCGTGTCACCACAACCGGAGAGCAGGGCGAAGGCGAGCATCGCGGAGGAGAGTCTCGAGGGGAGGACGGAAACAGGATGCTTCATGGGAACTGCCTTTCTGCCGTGGGGGGGAAGTGGGGGGGGCGGTGCTCCACCAGGAGCCTCAGCACGTCGAGGGCGGATGGCGCGGGTGCCCCTTCTCCGCGCCGCTGCCGCGCCCCTCGTGGCGAACGCCTCCGGACAAGCGCTCGAACATGAAATTGATACGCATTCTCATTTTCAACACGTGTTAAATCCATCGCCGCGTCCTGTCAAGCAGCAGGTACGTGCCCTCCCCATGTCAGGGGCGTTGACGCCCAAGTCGGACGTGGGTCCGGCGAGGCGCGGAGGGACGGGGCTTCAGGGTCGTGCCCTACACCAGGTCGCTCTGGCAGGAGCGCTGAACACTCGACCGCGTTGAGCCCGCTCCACCCTGTGCACCTCCGTTACATCCTCCGCCCGGGGACCGGAGTCCTGATCCTCCCAATCCTGGAGCGCCATGACTCGATTCATCGCCTGTGCAAGACATTGTCGGATCAGCAAGGCGAACCGGGTTCCGCTCACCGCTGTCAAACTGTCCTTCGGCGCCGGACGTGATCGGCGATTCCCCTCGTTGGGGCTGGCCATCTTTGAATCGGCCAACGCCCCGGACCCCGCTAATGCACCTCAGGAGGCTCTCGGGGCTTGAGCTTGCCCAGGTAGAGCGTCAGGCCGATGAGGACGATGCCCAACGACAGGTAGAGGAGGTCGATCGCATGGTCGATGCGCAAGAGCAGGGCGCGCTGGAAGAACTCGATGACGAGCACCAACACGAGCAGCTTGGCGATGCGCTCCTTGAGGTCCTCCAACCCGCCGATGTGGAGCAGGCGGGGGGCGAGAGGCGATTGCCGCGCCACGTCCAGCTTGCTGATGAAGAACTCGTACAAGCCCAACGAGAAGATGATGAGGATGGCGGTGATGATGTAGCCATCCACCGATTTGACGATGAGGGTGAGGGCCTTGGCACGCACCTCCGAGCGCTGCTCGGCCGTGAGAGTCAGGTCCGTGTAGTCCCGCATCAGCCCTGGGAGCGACAGGGCATCCACCGTCGCCATGTAGAAGGCTGCCAGCGCCATCAAGGAGCTGAAGGTAACGCCGCCCAACATGACGAAGCGGCTGGCCCAGAGGGCCGACTCGAAGGCTCTTTCCAGCTTCTTCATCCGGGCTCACCTCTCGCCACGGCCCGCTCGAGCCCTTGGGAATCTGGCGAGAGGTTCGAGCGGGAACCATGGCCGTGAAGGGCAGTCCCGTGATGAACGGTCAACACGGTGCTCAGAGCCGGTTCAAGAACTCGAGCAGATCCCGCTTCTGCTCGGGGCTGAGCGCCTCGGGCAGGCCCCCGGGGGTCTCGGGTGGGTGGACGGGCGGCAGGTTCATCTCCGCGGTGAAGGGCAGGATGAGCCGGCTGTAGCCGTCGACGACGTCCCGCAGGGTCTCGTGGCTGTTGTCGTGGAAGTACGGGGCCGTCCGCGCGATGCCTCGGAGCGACGGCACGTCGAAGGCCTCGAAATCCCCTGGGTCTCCTGTGATGAGGGCGCGGCCGGGATCGGTGGTGAACCACTGCGGCAGTCCGTTGGGACCGACGATGGGAAGTCCGTTCCCGTCGAGCGCCGGAGTCGGGTCGAAGGGCTCGCCACTCGCCGTGACCGGGATGGGCGGAAGCTCGGTGACGGCGTGCTGGCGCGTGCCGTCCGTGTAGAAGCGGAAGCGGTATCGCGGCAGTTCCACGGAGGAGGTGTACAGCGGGAGCTGGCCGATCTGCCCGAGATAGGAAAGAGCCCCGAACCCGATGTTCACGAACTCGTTGTTCGGCCGAGGCACCCGCACGGGAACGGGCCCTTGACCTGGAACCTGGGTGAACACGACGTTGCCGTCTGGCTTGAGCGCGGCGGAGAGTGCCGCGTGGACGGCGCGGTTCGTGATTTGATTCGTGGTGGGGCCTCCATGACACGCCTCGCAGGCCACCTTGAAGACCTCGCGGCCGCGCTGCTCCTGCACTGTGAGCGGCATGAAGTCCTCGGGAATCGGGATCTGGTCGAGGGGAATTCCGGACGCGAGAAACTGCGAGACGAACCGGGCTCGAGGTGACGAGAACACGCTCCGCTCGAAATCGGCGAGCCGCTTCAGTTGCGCGCGCCCCACCTCTCGTCCCTCGCTGTGACTGAGGATCGCGGCCTGCGCCTGGTCTTCCAGCGTGGCCTCGCGGCCATCGAGCTGAAACGGCCCGGAGAGCGCCGTATCCTCGATGGTCGGCACTCCACGCCAGACGGAGATCTTCCGGTCGGAAGGGGTGATGACGTTGCCAGCGGTGTCAATGACATCCATGTTGCTGGGGAGTGGCAGGACGACACGGACGAGGCCCTTCTTGAGATGCTCATACGTGGGGACCGCCGCGTCGGGGTCATCCGCGTCGATGCGATGGAAGAGTGGATCCGCCGGGTTGGCGGCCAGCCGTGCTTCGACGCTCGCTGGCTTCAGCGTCGTGTGCTCGCCGAGGGGATGGCACGTCGCGCAGGAGCGCCCGTTGGTGTGGGGAAACGCCTGACTGAAGAGCTGCTTGCCGGAGGCCGCGTGCCCCGGAGAGACACGCGAGTCGGTCATGGACTGGGCTTCGGTTGCCTGCGCGGCGTCCACATCCAGAGCGGAGTTCGAACAGCTCGCGAGCCCACCCAATGCCGTCGCAATGGTCAAACCCGCGATGAATCGATTGGAAACCATGTGCACGTCTCCCCCGATGATGAATTCCTCAGGAAACACCGGGGGTCAGCGGAAGTGTCACCCTGGCCAGGCCACGTCGGACCGTGCCCCTCACGGAGAGGGCGTAGCCCCCACGGCCGCGCCGAGCTCGGCCAGGAAGTCGAGCAGGGCCTGCCGAAGCCGCGACACCCCGGGCTCCTCCACCGGGAAGTGGCCCGCGTTCCCCAGCAGCACGAGCCGCTTCGGCACCCGCAGGCGCTCGAAGAAGGGCTTTGAAAGGGAGACGTTCGTCCACCGGTCATCCGCCGGATGCGTCAGCAGGACGGGGCACACGTCGAAGGACTCCGGCGGCACGAGGGGCTCGGACTCGAGGAACGTGCGCAGGAACCGCCCTGGCATCCACGTCCCTCCCGCCAGCGGGTCCGAGGCGATGGCCCGCGCGAGCTCCGGCTTGTTCGCGATGGCGAGCATGTTGCCCGCCAGCCGCATGGGCACCGGCAACGGGTCCGTGAGGAAGGGCAGCGCCGTCAGCATCGGTCCCGCGAGGCCGCTCATCCAGGGCCAGCGAACCATGCGGCGCCGCACCTCCGGGTCTCTCGGAGCGAGGAAGCACGTCGAAACGAGGCCCACGGGGAGGCGGGTCCGCGCCGTCACGTCATAGGCGAGCATCCCTCCCATGCTGGCACCGAAGACCACCAGCGGGCGCCGCGAGCGGCCGGCCTCCGCCTCCAGCACGGCGGCCAGGGTGTCGCGCCAGTCGTCGTAGACAAGGGAGCGCTTGTCGGGGACCCGCGTCAGCCCGTAGCCCGGCAGGTCCGGCGCCACGACCTCGTAGCCGAGCGACGCGACCATGGCACCGAAGGGCGCCAGCAGCCGACCATTGCCTCCACCCCCGTGGACCAGCACGAGCGTGGCGGGCGCTTCCGGACGACGCCAGCAGTCCAGGTGGACGCGGAAGGCCCCCACGTCGAGCCATTCCTCACCCGGCATCGGAGCATTCGCCGTCCCCAATTGAAGGTGGCCAGGCAGCAGCGACTGCACACGGCGCCAGCCCGACTCATGGGCTGCATACGTCGGCGGAGATTCCGGAGTCCGGGGCATGCTGACGTCCATACGACCGAAGCCCTCCAGGCGGCAAGACCCGGCCCTCCCTGGCAGGTGAAGTTCAGTTCGAAGAGAATCGAGGGCTGCCATGCCAGCAGCACACGCGCCCACCCTCGGTACCACTTCCATGCCGCCCATCTCACACCGAGCCCTGGCCGTTTCCTGGCTCCTGGCGGCGTTCGTGTGCATGAGACTGCTCGACGCGAGTCGATTCACCGTCCTCGACACGTCCGTCCTGCTCGGTCCCACGCAGGTGCACGAGGTCGGGCTGGCGAGCGCCCCCGTGATGGCGGCCCTCCTGTGGGGGGCGCTCGTGCGCCAGTCCTCCGAGCGATGGCTCTCGTACGGCCTGGCGGTGGGTTTCGCGCTGGTGCCAGCGTTCCTCCTGCCCATGTTCTTCCCGGACCACATGGACCGGGCCTTCGGGGTGGGCGCGCTCCTGGGACTCATCGGCATCCCGCTGGGTCTGGTCTTCTCACGCGACCGCTCTGGCGCCATGTCGCTGCACCTGTCCATTGCCATGGTGGTGCTCGGCTCGGCCGTCCTCTACGTGCTGGCCCTGCCGTTCCAGGCGGAGACGCTCGAATTCTTCTTCAACGACCTGCTCGGAGAGGCGACCCTGTACGGGCTGGGCTTCTTCGCGCTGCTCTGCCTCGGCGGTGGCCAACAACTGGCATCCCGGTTCGTGCAATACGAGCCAGTGTACAAGGCCCTTGTCGTTGGCATGACTGGCGGCGCGCTCCTCACCATCCTGTTGCGCAGCTTCACCCGAGGAGCGAATTGATTGCTCCGCGTCAGCTCGTCCACCTTCCCTGCCTCTCCCGCCCCCCCGAGACGGCTCTCCCACGAAGGCACTCGCTCATGACTCCCGCCCAGGTAGACACCCTTCTGAAGGCCCTGCGCAGCGGCCGCACGTTCGAAGATCACAACAACTATGAGCACATCACGACCCACTATCGTTGGGATGCCACCGCAGGCGTCTTCGTGCTCGAGCACGAGGGTGCCCCGGACGAGCGATGGAGCGGCGAGTGG contains:
- a CDS encoding helix-turn-helix transcriptional regulator; this encodes MHPGYLPSMSRASRLLDLLQLLRRHRAPISGPALAEELGISIRTLYRDIATLQAQGADIQGEPGLGYVLRPGFTLPPLMFSADEIEALVLGSRWVAARGDARLGAAADNAVAKIRAVLPDYLRERVDAATLTVPMIRGEPVSIDASVIRDAIREEQKLLITYRDNDGADTTRTIWPLLIGFFDKVLVLAAWCELRKDYRAFRVDRIQSVQPKDERYPRRRASLVKEWRARQHLPATAGN
- a CDS encoding VOC family protein; the protein is MRTLNYLLLAVRDPLKSAELYSKLLGREPVEKTRSFVLYVLPNGLKIGLWLADEVEPKPKPAGGVEISFSEESKDAVRATYAEWTRLGLKVVQEPTDMDFGFTFVVEDPDGHRLRPFVLASNPR
- a CDS encoding MXAN_6652 family MXYO-CTERM-anchored protein, yielding MRFAFRTAGVVAVWLSSTPALATSTGITGQSGKEGAACNMCHKGGPSPTVEFQGPTTLAPGETGQFSFIIRGGAAKVGGVDIAVDNAAAILQAGEGLRKLGGELTHSAPKAFNGNELRFDFSLVAPSTDVTLTLFGAGNSANADLGSDGDKPAATKWSVTVGNGSPDAGTDSPDAGSGGTGDEGDDDQGGCSATGSSPVWILAMAGTFLALLRRRSRR
- a CDS encoding MxcI protein, which translates into the protein MKHPVSVLPSRLSSAMLAFALLSGCGDTEGPGNGDDGPLYAITTQLFSSDPMESYVIVTDQAEQTATLSLDNAVKVPGRALGVGIPKSGSLYVVSDESATITRYDLTSSGGLEQAGTLSLEGQGISSLGEYQNNFQFISATKAYYFDGTTAQFVIWNPTEMTVTKTIPLDALNIPNTILSFSGAIVHLDNQIIMPVGWRPVSGVGITKKAGVVSVDTRTDEPTIAMDDRCGYTHDAAVGPDGKVYIATEAYGAAVFRVEGRDTPEPCLLKFDPQTRTFDPSFYKELDSLVGGGTAGALIPGPQGTAYVRVLDESIAPVNEGTHPRTVASGTGWQWWQLKLDTLTATRRTDFPSTTGSVFLFESQNQTLYSEFGAGSASTTLHVLGESGRPTVTTQGLAFSFLQLR
- a CDS encoding YqhA family protein, coding for MKKLERAFESALWASRFVMLGGVTFSSLMALAAFYMATVDALSLPGLMRDYTDLTLTAEQRSEVRAKALTLIVKSVDGYIITAILIIFSLGLYEFFISKLDVARQSPLAPRLLHIGGLEDLKERIAKLLVLVLVIEFFQRALLLRIDHAIDLLYLSLGIVLIGLTLYLGKLKPREPPEVH
- a CDS encoding cytochrome-c peroxidase, with amino-acid sequence MTDSRVSPGHAASGKQLFSQAFPHTNGRSCATCHPLGEHTTLKPASVEARLAANPADPLFHRIDADDPDAAVPTYEHLKKGLVRVVLPLPSNMDVIDTAGNVITPSDRKISVWRGVPTIEDTALSGPFQLDGREATLEDQAQAAILSHSEGREVGRAQLKRLADFERSVFSSPRARFVSQFLASGIPLDQIPIPEDFMPLTVQEQRGREVFKVACEACHGGPTTNQITNRAVHAALSAALKPDGNVVFTQVPGQGPVPVRVPRPNNEFVNIGFGALSYLGQIGQLPLYTSSVELPRYRFRFYTDGTRQHAVTELPPIPVTASGEPFDPTPALDGNGLPIVGPNGLPQWFTTDPGRALITGDPGDFEAFDVPSLRGIARTAPYFHDNSHETLRDVVDGYSRLILPFTAEMNLPPVHPPETPGGLPEALSPEQKRDLLEFLNRL
- a CDS encoding alpha/beta hydrolase, which produces MPGEEWLDVGAFRVHLDCWRRPEAPATLVLVHGGGGNGRLLAPFGAMVASLGYEVVAPDLPGYGLTRVPDKRSLVYDDWRDTLAAVLEAEAGRSRRPLVVFGASMGGMLAYDVTARTRLPVGLVSTCFLAPRDPEVRRRMVRWPWMSGLAGPMLTALPFLTDPLPVPMRLAGNMLAIANKPELARAIASDPLAGGTWMPGRFLRTFLESEPLVPPESFDVCPVLLTHPADDRWTNVSLSKPFFERLRVPKRLVLLGNAGHFPVEEPGVSRLRQALLDFLAELGAAVGATPSP